One segment of Methanofastidiosum sp. DNA contains the following:
- a CDS encoding glycosyltransferase family 2 protein translates to MLERLINKLNDQVTYDLFNYSIVVIDNDQAGSAKGIVETLAENVKIKINYDIEPEKSIPAARNHAIKLATGNYIAIIDDDEFPPPHWLITLYRAIQTFDVEGALGPVIPYFEQKPPSWLIKGKFCERPIYRTGTLLDWYHTRSGNVLLKRKVFDEYDLRFDLEWKTSGSDRAFFKQAIEHGYKFVAVAEAPVYEIVPPERWQKNYYIRRSIVHGYNTYKNSIKGTSLTRQILTALKSMLALGVYLISFPICLILGPALYVKCLEKGAHHFSQLLARFDIELIKKRDF, encoded by the coding sequence ATGCTGGAGCGCCTAATTAATAAACTTAATGACCAAGTAACATATGACCTTTTTAATTATTCTATAGTTGTTATAGATAATGACCAAGCAGGCTCCGCAAAAGGGATTGTGGAAACTCTAGCGGAAAACGTTAAAATAAAGATTAATTATGATATAGAGCCTGAGAAATCAATTCCTGCTGCGAGGAATCATGCTATTAAGTTAGCCACCGGAAATTACATAGCAATAATAGATGACGATGAATTCCCCCCACCCCACTGGCTCATTACTTTATATAGAGCCATTCAAACATTCGATGTAGAGGGCGCTCTGGGTCCTGTAATTCCATATTTTGAACAGAAGCCACCATCCTGGTTAATAAAGGGCAAGTTCTGCGAGCGCCCAATTTATCGAACTGGCACACTTCTAGATTGGTATCATACACGGTCGGGTAATGTTCTTTTAAAAAGAAAGGTTTTTGATGAATATGATCTTAGATTTGATCTTGAATGGAAAACGAGTGGATCTGATAGAGCTTTTTTTAAGCAGGCTATTGAACACGGTTATAAATTCGTAGCAGTTGCAGAAGCCCCTGTTTACGAAATCGTACCTCCTGAGAGATGGCAAAAAAATTACTATATCAGGCGTTCAATCGTTCATGGCTATAACACTTACAAAAACAGCATAAAGGGTACATCGCTAACGAGACAGATTCTTACGGCTTTAAAATCAATGCTTGCATTGGGGGTATATCTAATTTCTTTTCCAATTTGTTTAATCCTTGGTCCCGCCCTGTATGTTAAATGCCTTGAGAAGGGAGCCCATCATTTTAGCCAGTTATTAGCTCGATTTGATATAGAGTTAATAAAGAAAAGAGACTTTTAA